The Halomicronema hongdechloris C2206 genome includes a window with the following:
- a CDS encoding cation diffusion facilitator family transporter — translation MGQRTSPWLGRVVLMLLGYGLLEGLVSRFSHSTALLADAGHFCTDAIALIIALTTASLARHFSPHRHRLESIAALINSTGLLLMAGLIAWEAWHHLQVPPAEILSWPMVVTAVLGLLVNSVNVGVLRQGAPDNLNVRVIFLHVLADLASSLGVIIAAITISLFHWLWADGLIGLAVALFIGLSALPMIRQSWHQWHQPQLSLEALGFLEIGQTDLLSLVREEGAGERGHRRGESLKAKV, via the coding sequence ATGGGACAACGTACCTCTCCCTGGCTGGGGAGAGTTGTCCTAATGTTGCTGGGCTATGGCTTACTGGAGGGGCTAGTGAGTCGTTTCAGCCATAGCACTGCCCTTCTGGCCGATGCCGGGCATTTCTGCACCGATGCGATCGCACTTATCATTGCCCTCACGACGGCCTCCCTGGCCCGACACTTTTCCCCCCACCGTCATCGTCTCGAGAGTATTGCGGCCCTGATCAACAGCACCGGCTTGTTGCTCATGGCTGGCCTCATTGCCTGGGAAGCCTGGCACCATTTGCAGGTACCCCCCGCCGAGATCCTGAGCTGGCCCATGGTGGTCACCGCCGTCCTGGGGCTACTGGTGAATAGCGTCAACGTCGGTGTCTTGCGGCAAGGCGCTCCAGACAACCTAAACGTGCGAGTGATCTTCCTGCACGTCCTGGCCGACCTAGCCAGTTCCCTAGGCGTCATCATCGCCGCCATTACCATCAGTCTGTTTCACTGGCTGTGGGCCGATGGTCTGATCGGGCTAGCCGTGGCCCTATTCATTGGCCTCAGCGCCCTGCCGATGATACGCCAAAGTTGGCACCAGTGGCATCAGCCCCAGCTTTCCCTAGAAGCCCTGGGATTTTTGGAAATTGGTCAAACTGATTTATTGTCTCTAGTCAGGGAAGAAGGAGCTGGAGAGAGGGGACACCGGCGCGGCGAGTCGCTAAAGGCCAAGGTCTAA
- a CDS encoding RNA polymerase sigma factor, RpoD/SigA family produces the protein MATSFLPHSDSNMNWSDSETLTVASHQHETNIGGLDTDIGLAQEDADWDNAGEVQAKYSSQDALSDLGLPGYSKTLTDDAVGAFFKEMARHPLLKASEEIELARQVKFLSDVDSVRDALIKETGQSPTFPALADQLGLSPAQLKQKLHQGRAAKRRMIRSNLRLVVSIAKRYLNRGVPFLDLIQEGALGLNRATEKFDPDKGYKFSTYAYWWIRQGITRTIANDARTIRLPIHIVEKLNKLKKAHRDLRRDLQRNPTEAELAEVLDMTVEQLRSLQQVRRRSLSLNHRVGKGEDTELLELLEDGNTQSPESKISESMMRQEISSVLAEVLTEREKDIITLRYGLTTGETHTLEEVGGIFNLSRERVRQIQTKAMRKLRRPQVAARLRGWLK, from the coding sequence ATGGCCACGTCATTCCTTCCCCATTCAGATAGCAACATGAACTGGTCTGACTCAGAGACTCTAACCGTTGCGTCTCATCAACATGAGACTAATATCGGTGGATTAGATACGGATATCGGCCTGGCCCAAGAAGATGCAGATTGGGACAATGCCGGAGAGGTTCAAGCCAAGTACTCCTCCCAGGACGCTCTATCTGATCTGGGGTTGCCTGGGTATAGCAAAACTCTCACCGATGATGCTGTCGGAGCCTTCTTCAAAGAGATGGCGCGTCATCCCCTTTTAAAGGCCAGTGAAGAAATCGAATTAGCTCGACAGGTTAAATTTTTGAGTGATGTCGATTCTGTTCGAGACGCCTTGATCAAGGAGACAGGGCAGTCACCAACCTTTCCTGCCTTAGCCGATCAACTGGGGTTGAGCCCAGCTCAATTGAAACAGAAACTTCACCAAGGTCGGGCTGCTAAGCGGCGGATGATTCGGTCTAACCTGCGGTTAGTTGTCTCGATTGCAAAACGCTATCTCAATCGGGGAGTTCCTTTTCTGGATTTAATCCAAGAAGGAGCCTTGGGATTGAATCGAGCCACCGAAAAATTTGACCCGGATAAGGGGTATAAGTTTTCTACCTATGCTTACTGGTGGATCCGTCAGGGCATTACCCGCACCATCGCCAACGATGCCCGCACAATTCGACTCCCCATTCACATCGTTGAGAAACTCAACAAGCTGAAAAAAGCCCATCGAGATCTGCGCCGCGATCTACAACGCAATCCTACCGAAGCAGAGCTGGCCGAGGTCCTGGATATGACTGTGGAACAGCTGCGTAGTTTACAGCAGGTGCGCCGTCGTTCCCTGTCTCTCAATCATCGGGTGGGCAAAGGAGAAGATACAGAGCTACTCGAACTCTTAGAAGACGGCAACACTCAATCTCCCGAGTCTAAAATTAGCGAGTCGATGATGCGGCAGGAGATTTCGAGTGTGTTGGCCGAGGTGTTAACCGAGCGTGAGAAGGACATTATTACCCTGCGCTACGGCCTCACCACTGGCGAAACCCATACCCTAGAGGAGGTTGGAGGGATCTTCAATCTATCCCGGGAACGGGTGCGACAGATCCAGACCAAGGCTATGCGCAAACTACGTCGTCCCCAAGTCGCCGCTCGACTGCGGGGCTGGCTGAAGTGA
- the hetR gene encoding heterocyst differentiation control protein (controls heterocyst differentiation; has protease DNA-binding activity), with amino-acid sequence MNNKALLNLEVGPADRILLYLAMGAMKMGGHRYGAFLDAATTAAKFAIYTTYLEQGGNIRKTGFLYHVEPKRVKAIIQEVQEALNKGLSLKTLSSQEPYYLIGLPHLWQELHPWTPGNPRIHTQGLMASERQQIEASLPDDLPPARLLDLFEFMDLIKVLHVKSQEHLSPDQRMPLSDALTEHIKFRLLYSDTVLQIDSPLLTMPLFALARTAHSPKGPRERAFTMIEDVARFFSLMQAWVAKEPYVMRALEVFDVDPAKKDEALAELDKLLQDWADKYHQDDGDPMVLQLAAGNREFEV; translated from the coding sequence CTGAATAACAAGGCGCTCCTCAACTTAGAGGTTGGCCCAGCCGATCGGATCTTGTTATATCTGGCCATGGGCGCCATGAAAATGGGAGGGCATCGCTATGGAGCCTTTCTAGATGCGGCCACGACGGCTGCCAAGTTTGCCATTTACACCACCTATCTAGAGCAGGGGGGCAATATTCGCAAAACCGGCTTTCTCTACCACGTGGAGCCTAAACGGGTAAAAGCCATCATCCAAGAGGTGCAGGAGGCCTTGAATAAGGGCCTATCCCTCAAGACCCTGAGTTCCCAGGAGCCCTACTATCTCATCGGCCTACCTCACCTGTGGCAAGAACTCCATCCCTGGACACCCGGCAACCCGAGAATTCATACCCAGGGGTTAATGGCCAGTGAGCGCCAACAGATTGAAGCGTCGCTACCAGACGACTTGCCCCCGGCCCGACTGCTCGATTTATTCGAGTTCATGGACCTGATTAAGGTGCTGCATGTCAAATCCCAGGAGCATCTATCGCCGGATCAGCGCATGCCCCTCAGCGATGCTTTAACAGAGCACATCAAGTTTCGATTGCTCTACTCAGATACAGTATTGCAAATTGACTCGCCCCTGCTGACCATGCCATTGTTTGCCTTGGCCCGTACGGCACATTCGCCCAAGGGGCCGCGGGAACGCGCCTTTACCATGATTGAGGATGTGGCCCGATTCTTTAGCCTGATGCAGGCTTGGGTGGCGAAGGAGCCCTATGTCATGAGGGCCTTAGAGGTCTTTGATGTGGATCCGGCTAAAAAAGACGAAGCGCTGGCAGAATTGGATAAATTACTGCAGGATTGGGCCGATAAATATCACCAAGATGACGGAGATCCCATGGTCTTGCAGCTTGCTGCCGGAAACCGTGAGTTTGAAGTGTAA
- a CDS encoding Ycf51 family protein — MPTPDEFMRAAQWTGVAALILAGITVLAFGLGWGIRFRLVGVTSFTVVLMAGFFGLSFEPFTPTVIPGAVSYATVFDSGASQIVIKVPPTITESQLEATLRQAASNLLKPSRLSGPGETPTIRARTILHDPPGVSQLVYLGQIQPASPSDDDAFNIELYPDQLARIDTSPDA, encoded by the coding sequence ATGCCCACCCCTGATGAATTCATGCGAGCCGCCCAGTGGACCGGGGTTGCAGCCCTGATACTGGCAGGTATTACGGTTCTGGCCTTTGGGCTGGGCTGGGGTATTCGCTTCCGGCTAGTGGGGGTCACGAGTTTTACCGTGGTCCTGATGGCTGGCTTTTTTGGCCTCAGCTTTGAACCCTTCACGCCGACGGTGATACCGGGAGCCGTGTCCTATGCTACAGTATTCGACTCGGGGGCAAGCCAGATCGTCATTAAGGTTCCGCCTACAATCACGGAATCTCAACTTGAGGCCACGCTGCGACAGGCCGCTAGTAATCTACTGAAGCCCAGTCGGTTGAGTGGGCCAGGGGAAACGCCCACCATTCGAGCCCGCACCATTCTGCATGACCCACCAGGGGTGTCTCAATTGGTCTACTTGGGTCAGATCCAGCCTGCTTCCCCATCCGACGATGATGCCTTTAATATCGAGCTCTATCCAGATCAACTAGCCCGGATAGACACCTCACCCGATGCTTGA
- a CDS encoding glycosyltransferase family protein yields the protein MDYKQELITTIHDLGCDLEQLNERLSELSQTQPTAVLVPSLYEELERPALATIRDHLTQCHFINNVFICLYAKTREQFVRAVQFFEPLPQPTLILWENGPRVTEILAVLQERGFDLLKFRGKGRAVWLGIGLASLEAAAIALHDADITTYDRSYPLKLLFPLLEREFGIAFSKAYYARLGNHPRSLHGRVTRLFVTPLITSLMELFGYKDYLRYLNAYRYPLSGEFALTSDLALNTRIPANWGLEVGLLAEVYRNVALKRIAQVDLGCFEHKHQPLSQSPGEGLHKMCRDILQSVLRTLTETEQVVISMDHIRALRVKFRREAQNLTRQYFVDARFNHLHYDRHLEEMTLESFEQVILEAGEDYLKDPAGTQIPDWTRALAVMPDLREKLRDAVISDMADARDPLISYEAV from the coding sequence ATGGATTATAAGCAGGAGTTAATCACCACGATTCATGATCTAGGCTGCGATCTGGAGCAGTTGAATGAGCGCCTAAGCGAACTCAGCCAAACTCAGCCGACGGCTGTTCTAGTACCGTCGCTCTATGAAGAGCTTGAGCGTCCTGCCCTGGCTACTATTCGGGATCACTTAACCCAATGTCATTTTATTAACAACGTTTTCATCTGTCTCTATGCCAAAACCCGTGAGCAATTTGTCCGGGCAGTTCAGTTCTTCGAACCCTTGCCGCAACCAACGTTGATTCTCTGGGAGAATGGCCCCCGAGTGACGGAGATTTTAGCCGTCTTGCAAGAGCGGGGGTTTGACCTGTTGAAGTTTCGGGGCAAAGGACGGGCCGTGTGGCTGGGCATCGGTCTGGCTTCTCTAGAAGCTGCCGCCATCGCCCTCCATGACGCTGACATCACCACTTATGATCGCTCTTACCCCTTGAAACTGTTGTTTCCCTTGTTAGAGCGAGAGTTTGGTATTGCTTTCAGCAAGGCCTATTATGCCCGCCTGGGGAATCATCCCCGTAGTCTCCATGGCCGAGTCACCCGGTTGTTTGTGACGCCATTGATTACCTCCTTAATGGAGCTATTTGGTTATAAAGACTATCTACGCTATCTCAACGCCTATCGTTACCCCCTCTCTGGGGAGTTTGCCCTCACCAGTGATTTGGCTCTGAATACTCGCATCCCGGCCAATTGGGGCTTGGAGGTGGGGCTGTTGGCCGAGGTCTATCGCAACGTGGCCCTCAAGCGCATTGCCCAGGTGGACTTGGGCTGCTTCGAGCACAAGCATCAACCCCTGAGTCAATCCCCCGGGGAAGGGTTGCACAAGATGTGTCGAGATATTCTGCAATCGGTGTTGCGAACCTTGACCGAAACGGAACAAGTGGTGATCAGCATGGACCATATTCGGGCCCTGCGGGTGAAGTTTCGACGAGAGGCCCAAAACCTAACCCGTCAGTACTTTGTGGACGCTCGCTTTAACCATTTGCACTACGACCGCCACTTGGAGGAAATGACTCTGGAGAGTTTTGAGCAGGTTATTTTAGAGGCAGGCGAAGACTATCTTAAGGACCCAGCTGGAACGCAAATTCCTGACTGGACTAGAGCCCTAGCGGTCATGCCTGACCTGCGGGAAAAATTGCGGGATGCAGTGATCTCAGATATGGCGGATGCTCGGGATCCCCTGATTTCCTACGAGGCAGTTTAA
- a CDS encoding iron-containing alcohol dehydrogenase family protein gives MPSLTLPALAIAPARVIRGAGILATLADELTRLGRRPLLVGGQRSLPKVVPELAPCLEKLAVEQAVYGPDCSETSLARLHEIVASHQADLIVGIGGGKALDTAKLLAHQAHLPIVTIATSAATCAAWTALSNIYSEAGAFLYDVALDRGPDLLVLDYDVIQTAPQRTLIAGIGDALAKWYEASVSSGHSEQSLVIAAVQQARVLRDILFQKTPQALAEWGGTAWCDVVDASVLLAGVVGGLGGAQCRTVAAHAVHNGLTHVAASHGTLHGEKVAYGILVQLRLEEMGPKTSLAATARQQLLQFYDRIGLPQSLDDLGLGQMSLADLRQAATVACRDGSDIYRLPFSVTPDALMAAMVSSTAATPWASKTNASQLDDLSHSPQEEVSP, from the coding sequence ATGCCTTCCCTCACGTTGCCTGCCTTGGCCATCGCCCCGGCCCGCGTTATCCGGGGAGCTGGGATTTTGGCCACCTTGGCAGATGAGCTTACCCGCCTAGGTCGCCGTCCCCTACTCGTCGGCGGCCAGCGTTCCCTCCCCAAGGTCGTCCCTGAGTTAGCGCCCTGCCTGGAGAAGCTCGCTGTGGAGCAGGCAGTATACGGACCAGACTGCAGCGAGACCAGCTTGGCTCGTTTACACGAGATCGTGGCCAGCCATCAGGCTGATCTGATTGTCGGCATCGGCGGGGGGAAGGCCCTGGATACCGCCAAGCTGCTGGCCCATCAGGCCCACCTGCCGATAGTCACCATTGCCACTTCGGCTGCCACTTGTGCCGCCTGGACAGCGTTATCCAATATCTACTCAGAAGCCGGGGCCTTTCTCTACGACGTTGCCTTGGATCGCGGTCCAGATCTGCTGGTCCTCGACTATGACGTGATTCAAACTGCCCCTCAGCGCACCCTGATTGCTGGCATCGGTGATGCCCTAGCCAAATGGTACGAAGCTTCCGTTAGCAGTGGCCATTCTGAACAGTCTTTAGTGATTGCAGCCGTACAACAGGCCCGGGTGCTACGAGACATCCTATTTCAAAAAACGCCCCAGGCTCTGGCTGAGTGGGGCGGCACTGCCTGGTGCGATGTGGTTGACGCCTCTGTCTTGTTGGCCGGCGTCGTCGGGGGTCTGGGCGGGGCCCAGTGCCGTACCGTAGCCGCCCACGCCGTCCACAATGGCCTCACCCATGTGGCCGCTAGTCATGGTACCCTCCACGGGGAGAAGGTGGCCTACGGCATCCTAGTGCAACTGCGATTAGAGGAAATGGGACCCAAGACCTCCCTGGCAGCGACCGCCCGCCAGCAGTTGCTGCAGTTCTACGATCGGATTGGCTTGCCTCAGAGCCTCGATGACCTGGGCCTGGGCCAGATGTCTTTGGCTGATTTAAGGCAGGCTGCTACCGTCGCTTGCCGAGATGGTTCTGACATTTACCGTTTACCCTTCTCCGTCACTCCGGACGCATTGATGGCTGCCATGGTATCTTCCACCGCTGCAACCCCATGGGCCTCTAAAACCAATGCCTCCCAACTTGATGACTTGTCCCATTCCCCCCAGGAGGAGGTAAGTCCATGA
- a CDS encoding YidH family protein: protein MLPEDPSLAPNRYNLNNELAKERNRAAAERTLMAWIRTCLALISFGFGIDQLVAVLGRTQISQASHPSPMARLLGLCFIGLGTFAMVAAILEHRQVLRLIRRDDYLYRPGRSISLTVATALTLLGVASFLGILISALTR from the coding sequence ATGCTGCCAGAGGATCCATCCCTAGCCCCTAATCGCTATAACCTGAACAACGAATTGGCCAAGGAACGTAACCGAGCCGCCGCCGAGCGCACTCTGATGGCTTGGATTCGTACCTGCTTGGCCCTAATTAGCTTTGGCTTTGGGATCGATCAGCTGGTGGCTGTCCTGGGCCGCACCCAGATCAGCCAGGCCAGTCATCCTAGCCCGATGGCGCGTCTCTTGGGCCTGTGTTTCATTGGTTTGGGGACCTTTGCCATGGTGGCTGCCATCCTAGAGCATCGTCAGGTGCTGCGATTGATTCGGCGAGATGACTATCTCTATCGACCGGGACGGTCTATCAGCTTGACGGTAGCTACGGCCCTGACCCTGTTAGGGGTTGCCAGCTTTTTAGGCATCTTAATCAGCGCCCTGACTCGATAA